The DNA window CATTGCCTCACGTATCGGTGTCCTGCTGATTCCCATCTCATCTGACAGTTTTCTCTCCGTCAGCACGTCGCCCGGCATATATTGTCCCTTGAGTATCCCCCGTTTAATTTCATCGTACACCTGATATTTATATGGCTGCGCTTTTTGTACCACGTTTCGTCTCCCAATTCGTTTTCACTTTATTGTTTTTTATTCCATATCGCTTGATTCTTTTGTCCAATCCCTGCAGAACGTTTTCTGAATCACAGGACGGGCCTCCTTTTGATGTATCTTATGATGCTCCATCTTATGGCACCCCCTCTTATGATTCAAAAAATCCCCTGACACAGTTTCCTGTATCAAGGGACGATAGTTATCGTGTATCCGCCTTGATTAAATGAACAGACTCCGCTGCCCGGCCTCTCAAATAATGACGATAACGGAGGGCGGCGCCCTTCCCGGACGGGAAGCTGTCAGAGCCGGTTGTCAGGTAAAAATTTCCTTCACTTATTTTTTGATTATATCATCCATGCTCATTTTGTCAAGCGCGAAACGGCGTTTTTTGCCGTTTCCGGGCATCCCGCAGCGTGTTACCGGACACGGCGTGAACCGTGATTTATATCGGCATCCTGCGCTGTAAAATAAGGATTTAATTGAGGAAGGAGAACGCCGCCGGGACGGTCGGGGGGCGGGATGGTGAGGGGAGGTTGTGAGTCTTCAGTCCCGGTTTGCAGGTTGTCGCGGGTGGGGAATCCGGGCAGAAAAAGTTCCTCCGGGAAACGCTTGCGCTCTTTGGAGTACATAACGGTACTAACCTCGTGAAAAACCTCGGTAAGTGCCGATGAACTCCCAGGTTCCCTGCGGAATCTTTTTCTCCCGGATTCCCCACGGGAAGGTTATGGACCGGGACTGAAGACGCGAAGGTTTTCGCCATCCCGAACCCCGGCCTGCGGCCGCTGAATTGTTCTTATTCCTTCAAAGGGGGGAGGTATTGTCGCTGCCACTACGTTTCCTCGAATTCCAGGAGAATGCCCCCTGTATGGTATTCAATTGATGAATCAGAGCTTTAGCGCATGACCTATCCTTAAATAACTATTGAATTTTTTGATTCATCATTAAGTTTCGCTTTGGATTTTTCTCTGAATCCAGCCCGAAATACCTTCATAAAGTAAAAGATTCACGACTACATAGTGGACACGACAATACCTCCCCCCTTACTTGACGAAAGAGACAATCAGCCCCTGAAGCCGGCGGACGGGGCAATCACCTTCGCTGAGTCTTCAGTCCCGTCGACAAACTGCCCGGGGAAGGAAGGAGAAAAAATTCCGAAGGGGACATTGGAGCCCGCCGGTGCTTGGCGAGGTTCTTTCGAGCCTAGCATCCGCTGTGCGCTCCACAAGCGGAAGCGGGTCCCCGTAGGAATCTTTTCTCCTGGATTCCCCCTCACCACAACTTCCCGCCGGGACTGAAGACTCATATCCAACCTCCCACTCCCCCGTCCGCCGTCTTACAGAGGCGTCCTCGCATCTCAACTAAATCCTCATTTTCCCCAGCTCGCCGAGGATTTCCTCTGCCTTTTCCACCATGGCAGCGCAGTCCTTATTCTTACCCTTGCGATCCTGGTAGAAAAAGGACGGACTGTCTCCTGTCCGGAGCGTCAGCGCGCCTTTATACCTGTCGATCAGCGCCGGTATCCCGGAAGTGTCGATTCGGGCATTTTTGTACATTTTGAGCGTAATCTCCTGGCGGTTGATGTTGACCTCCGTCACTCCCGCCTGATGGGCCATTGCCTTTAACGCCGCAATCAGAAGGAGGTTTTCAACCGGCTTCGGTATATCGCCGAAACGGTCAATCAGTTCGTCCTGCATATCCATATACTCATCCTGGTTCTCAATTCCTGAAATCCGTTTATAAATATCGAGCTTCTGGTATTCGTTCCTGATATAAGAGCCTGGAATGTAGGCGTCAATATCGCAGTCCACCACGGTCTCGAAGCTTTCTTCCTCTTTCTGCCCCTTAAGCGCCAGGACCGCCTCATTCAAAAGCTTGCAGTACAGATCGTATCCGACCGCTTCCATGTGGCCGTGCTGCTCGGCGCCCAGTATATTTCCCGCCCCGCGCAGTTCCAGGTCGCGCATTGCAATCTTGATTCCGCTGCCCAGCTCGGTAAACTCACGGATGGCCTGAAGCCGCTTTTCGGCCTCCTCGCGCAGGAGTTTGTCGCGCCGGTACATCAAAAATGCGTAAGACGTCCGGTTGGAACGCCCGACGCGGCCCCTGATCTGATAGAGCTGGGAAAGTCCGAGCCGGTCGGCGTCATGGATGATAATCGTGTTGGCGTTGGGGATATCCAGTCCTGTCTCAATAATGGTCGTGGACACCAGCACATCGATGTCGCCGTTGACAAAGTCCAGCATGATCCGTTCCAGCTCGTGCTCATGCATCTGGCCGTGGGCAAAAGTCACATTGGCTTCCGGCACCAGGGATGCCACATGATTTGTAATCTCATCGATGTTGTTGACCCTGTTGTATACATAATACACCTGGCCGCCCCTGGACAATTCGCGGTGGATGGCCTCACGGACCATCTCGTCGTTGTACTCCATCACATAGGTCTGGATGGGGAGACGGTCAACCGGTGGCTCTTCCAGCACGCTCATGTCACGGATTCCGATCAGGCTCATGTGGAGCGTTCTCGGAATCGGTGTCGCGGTCAGGGTCAGCACATCCACATTTTCTTTGAGCTGCTTGATTTTCTCTTTATGTGCCACGCCGAAACGCTGCTCTTCATCGATAATAAGCAGTCCGAGGCTCTTGAAAACCACGTCCTTTGACAGCACGCGGTGCGTTCCAATCAGCACGTCGACAAAGCCCTTTTTCAGGTCTTCCAGCGTCCTCTTCTGTTCTGTGGCCGTCCTGAAGCGCGACATCATGTCGACTCTGACCGGAAAGTCCTTCATGCGCTGCACAAAGGTATTATAATGCTGCTGGGCAAGGATGGTCGTGGGAACCAGGTAAACGACCTGCTTCCCCTCCTGGATTGCCTTAAAAGCGGCTCTGAGCGCTATCTCGGTCTTTCCGTATCCCACGTCGCCGCAGATCAGGCGGTCCATGATCTTTCTGCTCTCCATGTCTTTTTTCGTGGATTCGATTGCATCCAGCTGATCCTCCGTCTCCTCAAAGGGGAACATCTCCTCAAATTCCCTCTGCCAGACCGTGTCGGGTCCATACTGGTAGCCCTCGCTCTGCTGCCTGGCTGCGTAAAGCTCCACCAGCTCCTTTGCAATCTCTTTTACGGCTCCCCTGACCTTGGTCTTGGTCTTATTCCACTCCGTGCCGCCCAGTTTGTTGAGCTTCGGCTGTTTGGCGTCGGCGCCCGCATATTTCTGGATTCCCTCCAGCCTGGTGGCAGGGAGATAGAGGTTGCCGCCGTCACGGTATTCGATTTTGATATAATCCTTTACAATCTTGTCCTGCTCTATCTTTTCAATGCCGCGGTAGATTCCGAGCCCGTGGCTCTCATGGACCACGTAGTCGCCCACGGCCAATTCGGAGAAGCTCTGGATCTTTTTACCCTGGTAGGCTGTCTTTTTTCTCTTCTTTTTCTGGCGCACCCCGCCGAACATGTCGCCTTCCGTGATTACGACAAACTTGATCAGCGGATATTCAAATCCCCTGTGCAGGTTTCCGTATGTCACCATAATCTCGCCCGGCTGCACCTGGGTCTGGCCCTCGTCGGGACAAAAGGCCCGCAGATCATACTCTCTCAGATCGCCGGCCAGACGGCTGGCCCTTGTTCTGGAACCCGAGAGCAGGATTACCCTGTATTTCTCTTTCTTCCATTTCGTCAGGTCTTTGATCAGGAGATCGAAGCCGTTCTGATAGGAGTTTACGCTTTTGACGGTCATACCGTATTTCTTTTTCACGGTAATGCCGGGAAGTTTCTGTTCAAGCCCCAGCATCAGAAGCGTTCTTCCGCCGATAGCCATCGCAAGGACCGCCTTGGCGGAGTACATAAAGTCCGCCTGTCCCGGAAGAAGATAGCCGTTCTCCAGCCTGTGGGTCATGCTCTCCCTGAATTCCTCCTCCACGACCTCGGCTTTTTCTTTCAGCCGAAGCGGTTCATCTATGAACACGGTCAGTCCGTCGGCCGGAAAATATTTCAGGAAGGACACGGTTTCCGAACAGAAATAACGGATAAAACTGCCGAGGCCGTGGACTCTCCATCCCTCCCGCAGTCCCTCCGAAAGCTCCCCGATCACCGATTCGATCCGGTGCGCCTCCTCGGTTTTCATTTGCTCCCGCAGAGTCTTAACGTACTTTGTCTTCTCCTTCTCTATCCTGGAGATTCCGGCTTCCGCCTCTTTTTTGGTGAGAACCAGTTCCGTGGCCGGATAAAGCACGGCCTCCTCAAGCTGTTCCACCGACCTCTGGCTCTCCGGGTCAAAGGTTCGGATGGAGTCCACCTCATCCCCCCAGAGTTCGATTCTGAAAGGAAGTTCCTCCGTCAGAGGGAAAATATCGATGATTCCTCCCCTTACGGAAAACTGCCCCATTCCGTCTACCTGGGCCACCCTCTCATATCCCATTCCGGCAAGGGACAGCTTCAGGGCATCCACATCAAGAGCCTCCCCGCTGGCGATCGTGATACACTGTTTTTTCAGGTTTTCCAGGGGAAGCAGGTGATCCATCAGGCCGTCCACGGTCGTGATGATGACACCCTTCTCCTCCTCCGCCAGGTGTTTCATCACCTGCATTCTCTGCCTGGTCAGCAGGTTTCCGTGAATATCGGAACTGTAAAACAGAAGATCCCTGGCCGGATATAAAAACACATCGGAAGAAAAACATCTGTAATCTTCGTAAAGCTCCTTGGCCCTCTGATCATCGTATGTGACAATCAGTTTCCATGGAATCTGCTTCGTCAGCTCCGATATCAGATGCGCCTTCTGTGAGTCCATACAGCCGCTCACCAAAAGCGGCCCCTGTCCCCTCTCCAGATCCCGGTTCATGTCCCCAAATTCAATTAATTCTTCCAGTGGATTTGCAAAAATGCTTTCCATGTGATTCCCCGCTCTTTCTATCTATACAGAAACGGCCTTTTTGCCGTTTGTTTGCATCATTGATTTCACGCCTTTGTCTGCTCTTCGGGCTGCTTAGTCTCTTTCTTCGTGGCCCTGGCCGATCCGTTAAATCGGTTCATCGCCGTGTCAATCCCCTCGTTCATCATGGAAACAGCCGCCGCCGCCCCGTCACGGAACGCCTGCTCCATTTCCTCTTTTTCTTCCTTCGGGAAACGGCTCAGCACATAGTCAGCCAGATCCATCCTGGGCGGCTTTTCCCCGACCCCGATGCGGATCCGCGGAAACTCCTGCGTTCCCAGATGGGCAATAATATTCTTAATACCATTATGCCCGCCTGCGCTGCCTTTTTTTCTGATTCTTATTTGTCCCGGTTCCAGGCTGATGTCGTCGTAAATCACAATAAATTCCCACGGCTCTGTCTTATAATAATCCATCACGGAGCGGATACTCTCTCCGCTCAGGTTCATATAAGTCTGCGGCTTTACCAGTATCACCTTATTTCCCTCAATCATTCCTTTTCCTATCAGGGCCTTATGTGCTTTTTCCCTGATATCGATCTGATACCGGTCGGCCAGTGTATCCAGAGTCATAAATCCCACATTGTGCCTGCTGCCGTCATACTCTTTTCCCGGATTTCCCAGTCCTGCTATAATATACATATGATAAATTCTCCTTTATACGATCAAATTTATGCGATTCTGCTTTTGATATCGTCTTTCGTCCGGCTGATATGTCCCCGGAATTTGCGGACAGACACGCCTTAAAGCGTTAGATTTCCTCCACTGGGAATCTAACGCTGTGTTTAGCCATTTTAGCAGGTTTTTGGGGGGATGTAAAGGGAGGTGGTGGAAAAATGAGTCGCGGGTGGTGGATGGCGTACGGGGTGGCGAGGTTCGGTGGAATGTCTTCAGTCCTGCCGAGTGGAGCGCAAGGGGGGAATCCGGAGGAAAAAATTCCTTCGGGGACTCGCTTGCGCTTATGGAGTGCGCAGCGGATGCTAAGCTCGTTTCACTCGCTAAGCACCGGCGGACTCCAAGGTCCCCTGCGGAAAGTTTTCCTCCTCCTTCCCCGGGTAGTAAATCGCATCGGACTGAAGACAGGGGACGGATCGGCCCGTACGCCATCCGGACGCCGGCTGGTTGAACTCCTTTTTCGGGGGAGGAGGAAGGGAAGGAAAAGGCGTTATTGGAGGGATGGGGGTTGGGAGAGGGAGGCGCACCATTTTGTAAAAAATTGGGTTTGGTCTTCTGTGGTGGGGAAGGTGGATTGGTCTGAGTAGGTCCAGAGGCTTATGATGTCTTTTTTGAGGGCTTGCTCTCCCGGTTTTACGAGGTATATTTTTTCGCACGCCCCCATCATGCCTGACTGGACGGCGTTAATTTGGGAGCCGGCACATTTTAGGCCATATCCTGCCTGAAACAGGGCGTCACGGAGTTTTTGGTAGGCCGGGAAATATGCATAGTCTGATTTTGATATGGTTTGGCCGTTTAATTGGGTTGTTAAGACGATTTCCTCACTTGTTTCGGCTTCGTCGGCCTCTATTTGCAGTTGTGTTTCTTTCATGGTCTTTAATTCGACTGCTGTTATGCTGTATTTTTCCATAAGATTCCTGCTCCGTTTCACTTTTTTTGTACGGTTGTTACTCTGTCTGTTTCGGTTTTGACGCTGAGCTGTTGTAAAAAATCGAATTCAAGGCAGATTATTTCTTCTATGGGAAGAATTTCCCGTTTCCGGCTTTCAAGGCTCTCTGCATCTGCCCACAGGAACGGATAAAAGGCGACTCCCTTATCATAGTTAAGGCCTGCGAGCTCTTTTTTCCAGTTTTTCCAACGGTAATCGATATAAAAGGTATCCGTGTCCCCATGGAGACACCAGTATAAAAACTGCCCCATCCCGATTTCCATGTCTTCTAATTCCAGGGTATCCGGCGCGAAATAGCCGATGCCGCCATGTTCCAGATAGATGAACAGACCGCCCAGCACATCTTCCGCTATCACTGTTTCTTTAAATGGAAACAGGCGGTTCCGTGTCACAAAGTCGACCGGGCCCGTGCCGTATAAGCGCAGCCAGTTCTCGATTATGATTCCCCCCGTGTTTTCAAGAATTGTGCCTATCAGGCTTTGGGGATTGATTTGGTATGTTCTTTTATACTGCTCTCTTATGCGTGGATCGCTTGGGAGAACTTCTATTTCTTTTGTTGAACGTTTTATATCGTCCAGTATTTTTTGAAACTTTTCATCCATTGTTTTTGCCGTCCTTATTTTTATTACTCTGGGATGTAAATTGTTCCGCATCCGCAACAGGGTGTTATATGTTTAATAATTCCCTGCATATAAAATCCATCAGTCCTGTTTTTATCAGCAAAAGTGCCATTACGGCTGCATATAACAAAACGGACAGGCGCTTTTTTGCCGTTCCGGGAACAAAAAGCAACAGGCAGATTATCATACTCAGATATGCGATGAAAAGTAAATTGTTTTCACTGCCTGTTACATACCACTCTGCAAATATCACTGCGATTGGCAGGGCTCCAAGGATGGCCGCGGCCCGATTTCTTTCGTTTGAAAACCATATGATAAATGCACAAAAGGGAGAAATAAGTGATATGGAGCCCCATAATATCATCTGCGATTTTGGATAGAAACCGAGAAATAAAACCGTGTATAAATAATATGTCAAAAGCATTGATGCAAAAAAGCCGAATACCCTGACCGCCGCGTACGCCGGCGTATCGGAACGGACTGCCAGTAATGTCGCTGCAAAAATCCATATGCCGAACCTGCCGCCTATATCATCCAGTACGGGGAGTTTCCATGTAACCTCCGGCACATCTACCAGTTTTGCGGCCAATCCCAGGATGATGCCGCTTATCATTGCCACAATAACGGATTGAAAGCTGATTCTCTTTTGAATAACCGTCTGCCTCCTTCGAAGAAATTGATGTTTGGTCCAATCGGCATAAGTCGCCTCCTGGTTAAGATAATATTAGCTCTCATCCCGGAAATTGGCAAGAAAATAAGATCTGGTTGAAATAAGAAGTAATATCAAGTTGATTGGGAATATGATAAAATAAATAAAATGAAACTGGAGGCGTAAGTATGAAGAAATCAAAGATCATGATCCGCGGTCTGTCTATCATTACCTATCCGGCTGCACGCAATTTACTCGGCCTTTTTATGCCGTACCATTGATTCTCCAATTAAAGAAAGAGCATAAAACAGGACTGCCCGGCACTGTCTTTTATCTTATTTTCTCATGTATCATAGGTTTCGATATTGTGACATCATTTTTAATACAAAAAAAGAGGAAATAGCAGGTATTATCCCTCTAAAACCACTTGCCCTCTCCCCCTGATTATGGTAGAATTCTAGTGTTGTGCTTATATAAGTTCATGATTGGTTGAACGTTTCTACCAGCTACCGGAATAGTTGACTATAGGCGACAGCTTTACTGTCGTATCTTACTTCCGCGGTTGGTTTTTTTTATGTTATGGAAATTATGGTGAAAAACAGCCTGCCGTGGGCTGGGAATCCCGTAATGCAGGATTCCGTGTTACGATTCACAGCCCTGCAAAAGCCAGTGGTTCTGCGGACAGTAACACTTCTGTTCTTAGCTTAAACAACGAAAAGGGGGCAACATTATGGACACAATGAATCAGGCAGACGTAATTATCATCGGTGCCGGCCCGTCGGGCATCTTCTGTGCATACGAATTAATCAAGGCAAAACCTGATATGAAGATACTGATGATTGAAAAGGGAAGACCAATCGAAAAGAGAGTCTGTCCAAAACGTAAAACAAAGGTATGCGTGGGCTGCAAGCCCTGCTCCATCACCACCGGCTTTGCAGGCGCCGGAGCATTCTCCGACGGCAAGCTTTCCCTGTCACCCGACGTGGGCGGCAATCTTCCGGAGATTCTGGGATATGACAAGGCTCTGGAGCTTATACGGGAATCCGACGATATTTACCTGAAATTCGGTGCCGATGAGAACGTATACGGCGTCGACAAACAGAAAGAGATTCAGGAAATAAGGCGTAAGGCCATCACCGCCAACTTAAAACTGATCGAATGCCCAATCCGCCATCTGGGTACGGAGGAAGGCTACAAAATATATACCCGTCTCCAGGAACACCTGATGAAACAGGGCGTACATATGCTTTTCAACACCATGGTCAATGATATCATCATCGAGGACGGCGTTGCCAAAGCCGTTGTCACGGACGGCAATGAGACGTATTACGCCGATGAGATCATCTCCGCCATCGGCCGTGAGGGTTCGGACTGGTTCAGCCACATCTGCGGCCGCCATGGCATTGATACGGAGGTCGGAACCGTCGATATCGGCGTCAGGGTGGAAGTCCGCGACGAGGTTATGGAATTCCTGAACAAGAACCTCTACGAGGCTAAGCTCGTTTACTATACGCCAACCTTTGATGACAAGGTGCGCACCTTCTGTACCAACCCGTCGGGCGAGGTGGCGACCGAGTATTATGAGAACGGTCTTGCGGTCGTAAACGGCCATGCTTATAAATCCAGGGAATATAAGACGAATAACACGAATTTTGCACTGCTGGTATCCAAGAATTTTACCAAGCCGTTCAAAACTCCCATCGAGTACGGCAAACACATCGCCCAGCTCAGCAACATGCTCTGCGACGGCAAAATCCTGGTGCAGACTTTCGGTGATTTCCAGAGAGGACGGAGAACCACGGAAGAGCGCCTCTGCCGCAATAACCTGATACCGACATTAAAAGATGCGGTTCCGGGAGATCTTTCCTTAGTTCTTCCGCACCGCATTATGGTTGATATAAAAGAAATGAT is part of the [Clostridium] symbiosum genome and encodes:
- the mfd gene encoding transcription-repair coupling factor; this encodes MESIFANPLEELIEFGDMNRDLERGQGPLLVSGCMDSQKAHLISELTKQIPWKLIVTYDDQRAKELYEDYRCFSSDVFLYPARDLLFYSSDIHGNLLTRQRMQVMKHLAEEEKGVIITTVDGLMDHLLPLENLKKQCITIASGEALDVDALKLSLAGMGYERVAQVDGMGQFSVRGGIIDIFPLTEELPFRIELWGDEVDSIRTFDPESQRSVEQLEEAVLYPATELVLTKKEAEAGISRIEKEKTKYVKTLREQMKTEEAHRIESVIGELSEGLREGWRVHGLGSFIRYFCSETVSFLKYFPADGLTVFIDEPLRLKEKAEVVEEEFRESMTHRLENGYLLPGQADFMYSAKAVLAMAIGGRTLLMLGLEQKLPGITVKKKYGMTVKSVNSYQNGFDLLIKDLTKWKKEKYRVILLSGSRTRASRLAGDLREYDLRAFCPDEGQTQVQPGEIMVTYGNLHRGFEYPLIKFVVITEGDMFGGVRQKKKRKKTAYQGKKIQSFSELAVGDYVVHESHGLGIYRGIEKIEQDKIVKDYIKIEYRDGGNLYLPATRLEGIQKYAGADAKQPKLNKLGGTEWNKTKTKVRGAVKEIAKELVELYAARQQSEGYQYGPDTVWQREFEEMFPFEETEDQLDAIESTKKDMESRKIMDRLICGDVGYGKTEIALRAAFKAIQEGKQVVYLVPTTILAQQHYNTFVQRMKDFPVRVDMMSRFRTATEQKRTLEDLKKGFVDVLIGTHRVLSKDVVFKSLGLLIIDEEQRFGVAHKEKIKQLKENVDVLTLTATPIPRTLHMSLIGIRDMSVLEEPPVDRLPIQTYVMEYNDEMVREAIHRELSRGGQVYYVYNRVNNIDEITNHVASLVPEANVTFAHGQMHEHELERIMLDFVNGDIDVLVSTTIIETGLDIPNANTIIIHDADRLGLSQLYQIRGRVGRSNRTSYAFLMYRRDKLLREEAEKRLQAIREFTELGSGIKIAMRDLELRGAGNILGAEQHGHMEAVGYDLYCKLLNEAVLALKGQKEEESFETVVDCDIDAYIPGSYIRNEYQKLDIYKRISGIENQDEYMDMQDELIDRFGDIPKPVENLLLIAALKAMAHQAGVTEVNINRQEITLKMYKNARIDTSGIPALIDRYKGALTLRTGDSPSFFYQDRKGKNKDCAAMVEKAEEILGELGKMRI
- the pth gene encoding aminoacyl-tRNA hydrolase; the encoded protein is MYIIAGLGNPGKEYDGSRHNVGFMTLDTLADRYQIDIREKAHKALIGKGMIEGNKVILVKPQTYMNLSGESIRSVMDYYKTEPWEFIVIYDDISLEPGQIRIRKKGSAGGHNGIKNIIAHLGTQEFPRIRIGVGEKPPRMDLADYVLSRFPKEEKEEMEQAFRDGAAAAVSMMNEGIDTAMNRFNGSARATKKETKQPEEQTKA
- a CDS encoding DUF2625 family protein; this translates as MDEKFQKILDDIKRSTKEIEVLPSDPRIREQYKRTYQINPQSLIGTILENTGGIIIENWLRLYGTGPVDFVTRNRLFPFKETVIAEDVLGGLFIYLEHGGIGYFAPDTLELEDMEIGMGQFLYWCLHGDTDTFYIDYRWKNWKKELAGLNYDKGVAFYPFLWADAESLESRKREILPIEEIICLEFDFLQQLSVKTETDRVTTVQKK
- a CDS encoding NAD(P)/FAD-dependent oxidoreductase, translated to MDTMNQADVIIIGAGPSGIFCAYELIKAKPDMKILMIEKGRPIEKRVCPKRKTKVCVGCKPCSITTGFAGAGAFSDGKLSLSPDVGGNLPEILGYDKALELIRESDDIYLKFGADENVYGVDKQKEIQEIRRKAITANLKLIECPIRHLGTEEGYKIYTRLQEHLMKQGVHMLFNTMVNDIIIEDGVAKAVVTDGNETYYADEIISAIGREGSDWFSHICGRHGIDTEVGTVDIGVRVEVRDEVMEFLNKNLYEAKLVYYTPTFDDKVRTFCTNPSGEVATEYYENGLAVVNGHAYKSREYKTNNTNFALLVSKNFTKPFKTPIEYGKHIAQLSNMLCDGKILVQTFGDFQRGRRTTEERLCRNNLIPTLKDAVPGDLSLVLPHRIMVDIKEMILALDKVTPGIASDETLLYGVEVKFYSNKVVVNTDFETSIRGLRAIGDGASVTRGLQQASANGISVARSILQKMETK